Proteins encoded in a region of the Methylobacterium radiotolerans JCM 2831 genome:
- a CDS encoding MSMEG_0565 family glycosyltransferase: protein MTGLRVAILTHSTNPRGGVAHSLALAEALCALGHEAVVHAPDPAGRGFYRDAACPTVAVAAEPVEGATVDLVRARIHDYLRHFATPAACDFDVFHAHDGIGGNALATLRHRRLIPGFVRTVHHVDSFADPVLASWQDRAIREADRLLCVSRLWADWIRDTLGAEAGIVGNGVDLSVYRPAPTGADAAFRDRWGLGGGPIILSVGGFEARKNALGIVGAFARLRARHPGAQLVVAGGASLLDHAAYRDRCRAALAAAGLEVGRGLAVVATGPVPQADMPALYRAADLLAFPSWTEGFGLCVLEAMACGTPAIVSDRPPFTEYLAPTDALFVDPADPDAIADAMAAALEPRTRARLRAAGLARAATHSWRACAARHLDAYAGCARGAAAGRSQSLAGPAALTELEP from the coding sequence GTGACGGGCCTGCGCGTCGCGATCCTGACCCATTCCACGAACCCGCGCGGCGGCGTCGCCCACAGCCTCGCGCTCGCCGAGGCCCTGTGCGCCCTCGGCCACGAGGCGGTGGTGCACGCGCCCGACCCGGCGGGCCGCGGCTTCTACCGGGACGCGGCCTGTCCCACGGTGGCGGTGGCGGCCGAGCCGGTCGAGGGCGCGACGGTCGATCTCGTGCGGGCCCGCATCCACGACTACCTGCGCCACTTCGCGACGCCGGCCGCCTGCGACTTCGACGTCTTCCACGCCCATGACGGGATCGGCGGCAACGCCCTCGCGACGCTCAGGCACCGGCGCCTGATCCCGGGCTTCGTCCGCACCGTGCATCATGTCGACAGCTTCGCCGATCCCGTGCTCGCGTCGTGGCAGGACCGCGCGATCCGCGAGGCCGATCGGCTGCTCTGTGTCAGCCGCCTCTGGGCCGACTGGATCCGGGACACGCTCGGCGCGGAGGCCGGGATCGTCGGCAACGGGGTCGACCTGTCGGTCTACCGGCCCGCGCCGACCGGGGCGGACGCCGCGTTCCGGGACCGGTGGGGTCTCGGCGGGGGGCCCATTATCCTGAGCGTCGGCGGCTTCGAGGCGCGCAAGAACGCGCTCGGCATCGTCGGGGCCTTCGCGCGCCTGCGGGCGCGCCACCCCGGCGCGCAGCTCGTCGTCGCCGGCGGCGCGTCGCTCCTCGACCACGCCGCCTATCGCGACCGCTGCCGCGCGGCCCTGGCCGCCGCGGGCCTCGAGGTCGGTCGCGGCCTCGCGGTCGTCGCGACGGGCCCGGTCCCGCAGGCCGACATGCCGGCGCTCTACCGAGCCGCGGACCTGCTGGCCTTCCCGTCGTGGACGGAGGGGTTCGGCCTGTGCGTGCTTGAGGCCATGGCCTGCGGAACGCCCGCGATCGTCTCCGACCGCCCCCCCTTCACCGAGTACCTCGCGCCGACCGACGCGCTGTTCGTCGATCCCGCCGACCCGGACGCCATCGCGGACGCCATGGCGGCGGCGCTGGAGCCGCGGACCCGCGCCCGCCTGCGAGCGGCGGGGCTGGCGCGTGCGGCCACCCATTCCTGGCGCGCCTGCGCCGCGCGCCACCTCGACGCCTACGCCGGGTGCGCCCGCGGCGCGGCCGCTGGGCGCTCCCAGTCTCTCGCCGGTCCGGCAGCCCTCACGGAGTTGGAGCCATGA
- a CDS encoding MSMEG_0568 family radical SAM protein: MPTERLINALQSYGVRLADSRAGAPSRRGGAGPSDHKAMTIAGRTVMVPVHTEAAFDSPFLVRPPDADGIAVIEHAGVVVGRVTFPGRPRFYALSTFDGVPYAKIAVLHGRDVLATTVLQTCIRYQSRAKTCQFCSIGQSLAAGRTVARKTPEQLAEVARAAVLLDGVKHMVMTTGTPNATDRGAAILCESAFAVKAAVDLPIQAQCEPPDDDRWFERMRASGVDALGMHLEAVTPEVRARIMPGKASVPLERYFDAFAAAVPVFGRGQVSTYILAGLGDAPDAILATADRLIGMGVYPFVVPFVPISGTPLESHPAPGPDFMHAVLKPLAEMLGRADLRSADIKAGCGRCGACSALSTYERAGGAA; encoded by the coding sequence ATGCCGACGGAGCGCCTGATCAACGCGTTGCAATCCTACGGCGTTAGGCTCGCCGACAGCCGCGCCGGGGCGCCGAGCCGCCGCGGCGGCGCCGGGCCGTCGGATCACAAGGCGATGACCATCGCGGGCCGCACCGTGATGGTGCCGGTCCATACCGAGGCCGCCTTCGACTCGCCCTTCCTCGTGCGCCCGCCGGACGCGGACGGGATCGCGGTGATCGAGCACGCGGGCGTCGTGGTCGGCCGCGTCACCTTCCCGGGGCGCCCGCGCTTCTATGCCCTCTCCACCTTCGACGGCGTGCCCTACGCGAAGATCGCGGTGCTGCACGGGCGCGACGTCCTCGCCACGACGGTGCTGCAGACCTGCATCCGCTACCAGAGCCGCGCCAAGACCTGCCAATTCTGTTCGATCGGCCAGTCGCTGGCCGCCGGGCGGACCGTGGCGCGCAAGACGCCCGAGCAGCTCGCCGAGGTCGCCCGCGCCGCCGTGCTGCTCGACGGCGTGAAGCACATGGTCATGACCACCGGCACGCCGAACGCCACCGACCGCGGCGCGGCGATCCTGTGCGAGAGCGCCTTCGCGGTGAAGGCCGCCGTCGACCTGCCGATCCAGGCCCAGTGCGAGCCGCCCGACGACGACCGCTGGTTCGAGCGGATGCGGGCGTCCGGCGTCGACGCGCTCGGCATGCACCTGGAGGCCGTCACGCCCGAGGTGCGGGCGCGGATCATGCCCGGCAAGGCGAGCGTGCCGCTGGAGCGCTACTTCGACGCCTTCGCGGCGGCCGTGCCGGTCTTCGGGCGCGGCCAGGTCTCCACCTACATCCTCGCCGGCCTCGGCGACGCGCCGGACGCGATCCTGGCGACGGCCGACCGTCTGATTGGGATGGGCGTCTACCCGTTCGTGGTGCCCTTCGTGCCGATCTCCGGCACGCCGCTGGAGAGCCATCCGGCCCCCGGGCCCGACTTCATGCACGCCGTCCTGAAGCCGCTCGCGGAGATGCTGGGCCGGGCGGACCTGCGCTCCGCCGACATCAAGGCCGGCTGCGGGCGGTGCGGCGCCTGCTCGGCGCTCTCCACCTACGAGCGCGCGGGCGGGGCGGCGTGA
- a CDS encoding DUF2231 domain-containing protein yields MIPKTPQATARIAGHPVHVMLVPIPVVCFVGTLVTDIAYWLTANMQWANFSAWLLSVGLIASTLAAVAGLIDFLGDRGIRRLRPAWIHAAGNAVALVLSLINVLVHSRDAYTSVVPTGLILSTVVVLILLVTGWSGAALVHRHGVGVRTEEPA; encoded by the coding sequence TTGATCCCGAAGACCCCGCAAGCGACGGCCCGAATCGCAGGTCACCCCGTCCACGTGATGCTGGTCCCGATCCCGGTCGTCTGCTTCGTGGGGACGCTGGTGACCGACATCGCCTACTGGCTCACGGCCAACATGCAGTGGGCGAATTTCTCGGCCTGGCTCCTCAGCGTCGGCCTGATCGCGTCGACCTTGGCCGCGGTGGCGGGGCTCATCGACTTTCTCGGCGATCGCGGTATCCGCCGCCTTCGGCCGGCCTGGATCCACGCCGCCGGCAACGCGGTGGCTCTGGTCCTGAGCCTCATCAACGTCTTGGTGCACAGTCGCGACGCCTACACGTCGGTCGTGCCGACCGGTCTGATCCTGTCGACCGTCGTCGTGCTGATCCTGCTGGTCACTGGCTGGAGCGGCGCCGCGCTGGTGCACCGGCACGGTGTCGGCGTGCGAACGGAGGAGCCGGCATGA
- a CDS encoding Nit6803 family nitrilase has protein sequence MPETQIVRAAAVQIAPDLDRPDGTLERVLNAVDEAAAKGARFMVFPETFLPYYPYFSFVLPPALQGPEHLRLYERAVAVPGPVTQAVSAAARRHGAVIVLGVNERDHGSLYNAQLIFDADGALKLKRRKITPTYHERMIWGQGDGAGLAVVETAVGRVGALACWEHYNPLARYALMARHEEIHAAQFPGSLVGQIFADQMEVTIRHHALEAACFVVNATGWLTDEQVAQVCPDERLRGACRGGNCTAIVSPEGKHLADPLGPGEGILIADMDLALVTKRKRMMDSVGHYARPELLSLLHDDRPAASVQRPARSQPAHRSLDHEQQPASDESSRVPAGPDGPHRDADGAPDQRVAILRR, from the coding sequence ATGCCAGAGACGCAGATCGTGCGGGCTGCCGCGGTCCAGATCGCGCCGGACCTCGACCGCCCGGACGGCACCCTGGAGCGCGTGCTCAATGCGGTCGACGAGGCCGCCGCCAAGGGCGCGCGCTTCATGGTCTTCCCCGAGACCTTCCTGCCCTACTACCCCTACTTCTCATTCGTCCTTCCGCCCGCGCTCCAGGGGCCCGAGCATCTGCGACTCTACGAGCGCGCGGTCGCCGTGCCGGGCCCGGTGACGCAGGCGGTCTCGGCGGCCGCGCGGCGCCACGGTGCGGTGATCGTGCTGGGCGTGAACGAGCGCGACCACGGCTCGCTCTACAACGCGCAGCTGATCTTCGACGCGGACGGCGCCCTGAAGCTCAAGCGCCGGAAGATCACACCGACCTACCACGAGCGCATGATCTGGGGTCAGGGCGACGGCGCCGGGCTCGCCGTGGTCGAGACGGCAGTCGGCCGCGTGGGGGCGCTGGCTTGTTGGGAGCACTACAATCCGCTCGCCCGCTACGCCCTCATGGCGCGCCACGAGGAGATCCACGCCGCTCAGTTCCCGGGCTCCCTGGTCGGCCAGATCTTCGCCGACCAGATGGAGGTGACGATCCGTCACCACGCCCTGGAGGCGGCCTGCTTCGTGGTCAACGCCACGGGTTGGCTCACCGACGAGCAGGTCGCGCAGGTCTGCCCGGACGAGCGCCTGCGCGGCGCCTGCCGGGGCGGCAACTGCACCGCCATCGTGTCGCCCGAGGGCAAGCACCTCGCTGATCCTCTCGGGCCGGGCGAGGGCATCCTGATCGCCGACATGGACCTCGCGCTGGTGACCAAGCGCAAGCGGATGATGGACTCGGTCGGCCACTACGCGCGGCCCGAACTCCTCAGCCTGCTCCACGACGACCGCCCGGCCGCCTCCGTGCAGCGGCCGGCCCGTTCGCAGCCCGCCCACCGGAGCCTCGACCATGAGCAGCAGCCCGCTTCCGACGAGTCGTCGCGCGTCCCCGCCGGTCCCGACGGGCCTCATCGGGATGCCGACGGAGCGCCTGATCAACGCGTTGCAATCCTACGGCGTTAG
- a CDS encoding DUF3617 domain-containing protein, translating to MRGRIVGVGIATALSVMTGAASAETLPARKAGLWESKTTSADGNTTARQCIDEKTDQIAQAAFGGGQNCSKRTIVKTSTGYKGETECKLGPISAAGNTVITGDFNSKIHMEVDTTLTGLPNAKELMRRQMVIDATYIGPCETGQSPGDIILPDGKIVKMPQPAPR from the coding sequence ATGCGAGGACGTATCGTCGGTGTCGGGATCGCGACGGCTCTATCGGTGATGACCGGCGCGGCATCCGCCGAAACGTTGCCGGCACGCAAGGCCGGCTTGTGGGAGAGCAAGACCACCTCGGCCGACGGCAACACGACGGCGCGCCAATGCATCGATGAGAAGACCGATCAGATCGCGCAGGCCGCGTTCGGCGGTGGGCAGAACTGCTCGAAGCGCACCATCGTGAAGACGAGCACCGGCTACAAGGGCGAGACGGAGTGCAAGCTCGGCCCGATCTCGGCCGCGGGCAACACCGTCATCACCGGTGACTTCAACAGCAAGATCCACATGGAGGTGGATACGACGCTGACGGGCCTGCCGAACGCCAAGGAGCTCATGCGGCGCCAGATGGTCATCGACGCCACCTATATCGGTCCCTGTGAGACTGGACAGAGCCCCGGCGACATCATCCTGCCCGACGGCAAGATCGTGAAGATGCCCCAGCCGGCGCCCCGATAG
- a CDS encoding PQQ-dependent sugar dehydrogenase — protein sequence MIRRVPLLAAGVLLPLAACGPDPIDPQTQVGPNPPLPDLHQYLLQPMHVSSAVGWKDGETPEGASGLQVKALATGLKNPRSLLVLPNGDVLVAESGGPTPPINRPKEIIMGWLERKSHSAETPGQRITLLRDADGDGVAEQRTVLLDKQNAPFGMVLVGGDLYVAETDAVVRYPYKSGDTAITEPGVKLVDLPAGRINHHWTKSLTASPDGSKLYAGVGSNSNITENGLDEEKDRAAIWEIDRTSGAHRLYATGLRNPNGLTVEPQTETLWCVVNERDELGPDLVPDYMTSVKDGGFYGWPYSYWGNHVDPRVMPQRPDLVAAALMPDYALSSHVAPLGMTFSSGAGLPQAYRAGAFVGEHGSWNREPLNGYKVVYIPFENGRPAGKAQDVVTGFLTDDGHARGRPVGLAMDGHGALLIADDAGGAVWRVTASGSQTRAEPAPIVR from the coding sequence ATGATCCGGCGCGTCCCGCTCCTCGCCGCCGGCGTTCTGCTTCCGCTCGCCGCCTGCGGGCCCGATCCCATCGACCCGCAGACCCAGGTCGGACCGAACCCGCCACTGCCCGATCTGCATCAGTACCTGCTGCAGCCGATGCACGTCTCGAGCGCGGTCGGCTGGAAGGACGGCGAGACGCCCGAGGGCGCATCCGGGCTGCAAGTGAAGGCCCTCGCAACGGGCCTGAAGAACCCGCGCTCGCTCCTCGTCCTGCCCAACGGCGATGTCCTGGTGGCGGAGAGCGGCGGCCCGACGCCGCCGATCAACCGGCCCAAGGAGATCATCATGGGCTGGCTCGAGCGGAAGTCCCATTCCGCGGAGACCCCGGGTCAGCGCATCACCCTGCTGCGGGATGCCGACGGCGACGGCGTCGCCGAGCAGCGGACCGTGCTGCTCGACAAGCAGAACGCGCCCTTCGGCATGGTGCTGGTCGGCGGCGACCTCTACGTCGCGGAGACCGACGCGGTCGTGCGCTACCCCTACAAGTCCGGCGACACCGCGATCACCGAGCCGGGCGTGAAGCTCGTGGACCTGCCGGCGGGCCGCATCAATCACCACTGGACCAAGAGCCTGACCGCGAGCCCGGACGGCTCCAAGCTCTACGCCGGCGTCGGATCGAACAGCAACATCACGGAGAACGGGCTGGACGAGGAGAAGGACCGGGCCGCAATCTGGGAGATCGACCGGACATCCGGCGCGCACCGGCTCTACGCCACGGGCCTGCGCAATCCCAACGGCCTGACCGTCGAGCCGCAGACCGAGACCCTGTGGTGCGTGGTCAATGAGCGCGACGAGCTCGGGCCCGACCTCGTGCCCGACTACATGACCTCGGTGAAGGATGGCGGCTTCTACGGCTGGCCCTACAGCTACTGGGGCAACCACGTCGATCCGCGGGTGATGCCGCAGCGTCCGGACCTGGTCGCCGCCGCACTCATGCCCGACTACGCGCTGAGTTCGCACGTGGCGCCCCTGGGAATGACCTTCTCCAGCGGCGCGGGTCTGCCGCAGGCCTATCGTGCCGGCGCCTTCGTGGGCGAGCACGGCAGCTGGAACCGTGAGCCGCTGAACGGCTACAAGGTGGTCTACATCCCCTTCGAGAACGGCCGGCCGGCCGGTAAGGCCCAGGACGTGGTGACCGGCTTCCTCACGGATGACGGACACGCTCGCGGGCGCCCGGTCGGGCTGGCGATGGACGGTCACGGCGCGCTGCTCATCGCCGACGATGCCGGCGGCGCCGTGTGGCGCGTCACCGCCTCCGGCTCGCAGACGCGGGCCGAGCCGGCCCCGATCGTCCGCTGA
- a CDS encoding sll0787 family AIR synthase-like protein, with amino-acid sequence MTAAVDTRALARQIREARGVGHKRDIDAVVRRLGLGSRHAAVPVGDDCAAIPDGDGHLLLAIEGFLDSFVADDPYFAGYCGIMVNLSDVAAMGGRPLAVVDALWSPDGAAADPVLAGLSDAAALYGVPVVGGHTNTRAAAGNLAVAVLGRAGPRLLTSFDAAPGDDLVAAIDLRGRFRDPHPYWDASTGAPGARLRGDLALLPGLAEDGLAHAAKDISMAGIVGTALMLLECSGVGGVIDLDAIPRPDHVPLPRWVNAFPSFGYLVSVRPDRTAAVVARFAARGIAAAQIGRLDGSRVARVRDRTGDEAVVWDFAADALTGCGRERAEAVP; translated from the coding sequence GTGACCGCCGCGGTCGACACACGGGCGCTGGCCCGCCAGATCCGCGAGGCCCGCGGGGTCGGCCACAAGCGCGACATCGACGCGGTCGTGCGGCGGCTCGGTCTCGGAAGCCGGCACGCGGCCGTGCCGGTCGGCGATGACTGCGCGGCGATCCCCGACGGCGACGGGCACCTCCTGCTGGCCATCGAGGGCTTCCTCGACAGCTTCGTGGCGGACGACCCCTACTTCGCCGGCTACTGCGGGATCATGGTCAACCTGAGCGACGTCGCCGCCATGGGCGGCCGCCCGCTCGCCGTGGTCGACGCCCTCTGGAGCCCGGATGGAGCGGCCGCCGATCCGGTCCTGGCCGGCCTGTCCGATGCCGCCGCGCTCTACGGCGTCCCGGTGGTCGGCGGCCACACCAACACGCGCGCGGCCGCCGGCAACCTCGCGGTCGCGGTGCTCGGCCGGGCAGGGCCGCGCCTTCTGACGAGCTTCGACGCCGCGCCCGGCGACGACCTCGTCGCCGCCATCGACCTGCGCGGGCGCTTCCGCGACCCGCACCCGTACTGGGACGCCTCCACCGGCGCGCCGGGCGCGCGGCTGCGCGGTGACCTCGCGCTGCTGCCGGGCCTCGCCGAGGACGGCCTGGCCCACGCCGCGAAGGACATCAGCATGGCCGGCATCGTCGGCACGGCGCTGATGCTGCTCGAGTGCTCGGGGGTGGGCGGAGTCATCGACCTCGACGCGATCCCGCGTCCCGACCACGTCCCGCTGCCGCGCTGGGTGAACGCCTTCCCGAGCTTCGGCTACCTCGTGAGCGTCCGACCCGACCGCACGGCGGCCGTGGTGGCGCGCTTCGCCGCGCGCGGCATCGCGGCGGCGCAGATCGGGCGCCTCGACGGCAGCCGGGTCGCCCGGGTGCGCGACCGGACGGGCGACGAGGCCGTCGTCTGGGACTTCGCTGCCGACGCGCTGACCGGCTGCGGCCGCGAAAGAGCGGAGGCCGTGCCGTGA
- a CDS encoding MSMEG_0569 family flavin-dependent oxidoreductase, translating to MTSTTRHVPVAIVGGGQAGLSVSYHLKQRGIAHLVFEKHTAAHTWATQRWDTFCLVTPNWQCDLPGHRYDGPDPDGFMRKDEIVAYLEAFVAKVRPPIREGVAVTRVARRDDGLFAVQTSEGDYTADEIVVASGGYHTPIIPRLAERLPPAITQIHSNAYRNPAQLPDGAVLVVGSGQSGAQIAEDLHLAGRQVHLAVGDAPRCARFYRGRDVVAWLADMGYYEKTVDDHPLRDGVRDNTNHYVTGRDGGRDIDLRRFALEGMALHGILDDYVDGALRFRDNLRRSLDQADRTYNGINAAIDAYIAEAGIAAPVQAPYSPVWEPGEPVTALPLEGSGITSIVWCIGFAPDFRWLDASVFNGAGRPKHRRGVTQEAGISFVGLPWLNTWGSGRFGAVGRDAEYIVQVIQARLGAGAVGLKRAV from the coding sequence ATGACGTCCACGACCCGTCACGTTCCCGTCGCCATCGTCGGCGGGGGGCAGGCTGGCCTCTCGGTCAGCTACCATCTCAAGCAGCGGGGCATCGCGCACCTCGTGTTCGAGAAGCACACGGCCGCGCATACCTGGGCGACGCAGCGCTGGGACACGTTCTGCCTCGTCACGCCGAACTGGCAGTGCGACTTGCCGGGCCACCGCTACGATGGACCGGATCCGGACGGGTTCATGAGGAAGGATGAGATCGTCGCCTACCTCGAGGCCTTCGTCGCCAAGGTGAGGCCGCCGATCCGCGAGGGCGTGGCGGTCACGCGCGTGGCGCGGCGCGACGACGGTCTGTTCGCGGTCCAGACCTCGGAGGGCGACTACACCGCGGACGAGATCGTGGTGGCCTCCGGCGGCTACCACACGCCGATCATCCCGCGCCTGGCCGAGAGGCTTCCGCCCGCGATCACCCAGATTCACTCCAACGCGTACCGCAATCCGGCGCAGCTGCCCGACGGCGCGGTCTTGGTCGTCGGCTCCGGGCAGTCCGGCGCGCAGATCGCCGAGGACCTGCATCTCGCCGGTCGGCAGGTGCACCTCGCCGTCGGCGACGCGCCCCGCTGCGCCCGATTCTACCGCGGCCGCGACGTCGTCGCGTGGCTCGCCGACATGGGCTACTACGAGAAGACCGTCGACGATCACCCGCTGCGCGACGGCGTCCGGGACAACACCAACCATTACGTGACTGGTCGCGACGGTGGCCGGGACATCGACCTGCGCCGCTTCGCCCTGGAGGGCATGGCGCTCCACGGCATTCTCGACGACTACGTCGACGGCGCGCTCCGCTTCCGCGACAACCTGCGGCGCTCGCTGGACCAAGCCGACCGGACCTACAACGGCATCAACGCGGCCATCGACGCCTACATCGCCGAGGCCGGCATCGCGGCGCCTGTCCAGGCGCCCTACAGCCCGGTCTGGGAGCCGGGCGAGCCCGTCACAGCGCTTCCCCTCGAGGGATCCGGCATCACCAGCATCGTCTGGTGCATCGGCTTCGCGCCGGATTTCCGGTGGCTCGACGCGTCCGTGTTCAACGGCGCCGGGCGGCCGAAGCACCGGCGCGGCGTCACGCAAGAGGCGGGCATCTCCTTCGTCGGCCTGCCCTGGCTGAACACCTGGGGTTCGGGGCGCTTCGGCGCGGTCGGCCGGGACGCCGAGTACATCGTGCAGGTGATCCAGGCGCGTCTCGGCGCCGGCGCGGTCGGTCTGAAGCGGGCGGTGTGA
- a CDS encoding methyl-accepting chemotaxis protein, protein MSLQSVSIRTKLVVAFSILTVFVVGLGMLGLMSTRKLREQAVEIDTNWMPSIRALGEIDTLTARSSGLLLRHTQATDPALLATIEKDMDSFDRKLADRIAVYKGLISSPDEWTLFDAFNQESQTFKTVRNDVVDLSRAGKKAEAYQLYETKGLIPRRAASKALEKLIAINNAGADAAQAQSTAIFNETWTLSLVAIGLAVAVSVLSGVIIVLGVTRGIASVVRPMQALIAGDLSAEIPYQGEKTEIGTIASAVAVFKQGLVQMKALEAETAQARLAAEEQRRIGMRQMADSFEAAVGGIVGQVSASATELQATAGSMSAMAGQTSAQSGAVAAAAEEAASNVSTVAAAAEELGASVQEIGRQVQGSAELARSAAGEADETGALVQELSTAVAKIGDVVGLISSIAGQTNLLALNATIEAARAGAAGRGFAVVASEVKALAEQTARATGEISTQIGRIQGVTGQAVSAIGTITGRIREINGVATSIAAAVEEQGAATQEIVRNVTQAAQGTGEVTSNIAGVAGAAEETGAAASQVLGAASELSRQSEHLSAEVGRFLATVRAA, encoded by the coding sequence GTGTCGCTACAGAGTGTCTCAATTCGCACAAAGCTCGTGGTCGCATTCTCGATTCTGACCGTCTTCGTGGTCGGACTCGGCATGCTCGGGCTCATGAGTACGCGCAAGCTCCGCGAGCAGGCGGTCGAGATCGATACGAACTGGATGCCGAGCATCCGCGCGCTGGGCGAGATCGACACGCTCACCGCACGCAGCAGCGGTCTCCTGCTGCGACACACACAGGCGACCGATCCGGCGCTGCTGGCCACCATCGAGAAGGACATGGACAGCTTCGATCGGAAGCTGGCCGACCGGATCGCCGTCTACAAGGGGCTGATCAGCTCCCCCGACGAGTGGACGCTCTTCGATGCGTTCAACCAGGAGTCCCAGACCTTCAAGACGGTGCGCAACGACGTCGTCGACCTGTCGCGGGCGGGGAAGAAGGCCGAGGCCTATCAGCTCTACGAGACAAAGGGACTGATCCCGCGTCGCGCCGCGTCCAAGGCCCTGGAGAAGCTGATCGCCATCAACAACGCCGGCGCCGACGCCGCGCAGGCTCAGAGCACCGCGATCTTCAACGAGACCTGGACGCTGAGCCTCGTCGCCATCGGTCTCGCCGTGGCTGTCTCGGTGCTGTCGGGCGTGATCATCGTCCTCGGCGTCACCCGCGGCATCGCCTCGGTGGTGCGGCCGATGCAGGCGCTGATCGCCGGCGACCTGTCGGCCGAGATCCCGTACCAGGGCGAGAAGACCGAGATCGGCACCATCGCGTCCGCCGTCGCGGTGTTCAAGCAGGGGCTCGTCCAGATGAAGGCGCTGGAGGCCGAGACCGCCCAGGCGCGCCTCGCCGCCGAAGAGCAGCGCCGGATCGGCATGCGCCAGATGGCCGACAGCTTCGAGGCCGCGGTTGGCGGCATCGTCGGGCAAGTCTCCGCCTCCGCGACGGAGCTGCAGGCCACCGCCGGCTCCATGTCGGCCATGGCGGGGCAGACCTCGGCGCAGTCCGGTGCGGTCGCGGCCGCCGCCGAGGAGGCGGCCTCGAATGTGAGCACCGTCGCGGCGGCCGCCGAGGAACTCGGCGCATCGGTCCAGGAGATCGGACGTCAGGTCCAGGGCTCGGCCGAGCTGGCCCGCTCCGCCGCCGGCGAGGCGGACGAGACCGGGGCCCTCGTGCAGGAACTCAGCACCGCCGTCGCCAAGATCGGCGACGTGGTCGGCCTGATCTCCTCGATCGCCGGTCAGACCAACCTCCTGGCGCTGAACGCCACGATCGAGGCCGCCCGCGCGGGCGCGGCGGGCCGCGGCTTCGCGGTGGTGGCCTCGGAGGTGAAGGCCCTCGCGGAGCAGACGGCCCGGGCGACCGGGGAGATCTCCACCCAGATCGGCCGGATCCAGGGCGTCACCGGGCAGGCGGTCTCCGCCATCGGGACGATCACCGGGCGCATCCGCGAGATCAACGGCGTCGCCACCTCGATCGCGGCCGCCGTCGAGGAGCAGGGTGCGGCGACGCAGGAGATCGTCCGCAACGTCACCCAGGCCGCGCAGGGCACGGGCGAGGTGACGAGCAACATCGCCGGCGTGGCCGGTGCCGCCGAGGAGACCGGCGCCGCGGCGAGCCAGGTTCTGGGCGCCGCCTCCGAGCTGTCTCGCCAGTCCGAACACCTGTCGGCCGAGGTCGGACGGTTCCTCGCCACCGTGCGCGCGGCCTGA
- a CDS encoding MSMEG_0567/Sll0786 family nitrogen starvation N-acetyltransferase, which produces MFDPVPPYRPSHFRVKFAVAPWERRACAALRRQVFCAEQGIFAEDDCDAIDAHALPICALSTLGGDADAVVGTVRIHEDRARPGTWWGSRLAVAKPFRSGAALGTGLIRVAVSSARARGCTRFLAHVQEGNVALFEALHWESLDALDLHGRPHRLMEADLAAYPPMHDPENGLLTFRRVA; this is translated from the coding sequence ATGTTCGACCCCGTGCCGCCGTACCGGCCCAGCCACTTCCGGGTGAAGTTCGCGGTCGCGCCCTGGGAGCGGCGCGCCTGCGCGGCCCTGCGCCGGCAGGTCTTCTGCGCGGAGCAGGGGATCTTCGCCGAGGACGATTGCGACGCGATCGACGCGCACGCCCTCCCGATCTGCGCCCTCTCGACGCTCGGCGGCGACGCGGACGCCGTCGTCGGCACCGTGCGGATCCACGAGGACCGCGCGCGTCCGGGAACGTGGTGGGGCTCGCGCCTCGCCGTCGCCAAGCCCTTCCGCAGCGGCGCCGCCCTCGGGACCGGGCTCATCCGGGTCGCGGTGTCTTCGGCCCGCGCGCGGGGCTGCACCCGCTTCCTCGCGCACGTGCAGGAGGGCAACGTCGCGCTGTTCGAGGCCCTGCACTGGGAGAGCCTCGACGCCCTGGACCTGCACGGGCGGCCCCACCGCCTGATGGAGGCGGATCTCGCGGCCTACCCGCCGATGCACGATCCCGAGAACGGGCTCCTCACCTTCCGCAGGGTCGCGTGA